From the genome of Nicotiana sylvestris chromosome 2, ASM39365v2, whole genome shotgun sequence, one region includes:
- the LOC104222557 gene encoding uncharacterized protein — MRSRRFYGISLSLIIINMAAIMERADENLLPAVYKEISETFKAGPSDLGYLTFIRNFVKGIASPVAGILVINYDRPPVLAIGILCWALGTGAMGASKYFFQVGFWRAVNGFGLAIVIPSLQSFIADSYTDEARGTGFGFLNLIGTMGGIGGGAIATVMAGYEFWGIPGWRFAFVMMATLSSLIAFLVFKLVIDPRRRTSIEHDIAKNSDRKDLIEKGHTNSMSIWMESWTAMKAVIKVKTFQCIVLQGLVGSLPWTAMVFFTLWFELIGFDHNNAAALVGLFAAGCALGSFSGGVIGDRMSRLYPNSGRIMCAQFSAFMGIPFSWFLLRVVPQSVSSYFTFAVTLFLMGLTISWNATATNSPMFAEVVPSKHRTMIYAFDRAFEVSFSSFAAPVVGILAEKLYGYDSKSVDPLLGSSKEALALSKGLFSMMAVPYGLCSLFYTPLYWTYKQDRENARIASIKETEMI, encoded by the exons ATCAAGGAGATTTTATGGGATTTCTCTTTCCCTAATCATCATCAACATGGCTGCCATAATGGAGCGTGCTGATGAAAATCTCCTTCCAGCTGTTTACAAAGAAATCAGTGAAACTTTTAAGGCAGGGCCATCTGATCTTGGTTATCTCACATTCATAAGGAATTTCGTCAAGGGAATTGCATCACCAGTAGCAGGTATTTTAGTCATAAACTATGACCGTCCCCCTGTTCTTGCAATTGGGATACTGTGCTGGGCACTGGGTACTGGTGCAATGGGTGCTAGTAAGTATTTTTTTCAGGTTGGATTCTGGAGGGCAGTAAATGGTTTTGGACTGGCAATTGTGATACCTTCTCTACAGTCATTTATAGCTGATAGCTATACGGATGAGGCTAGAGGAACTGGATTTGGATTTCTTAATCTTATTGGAACTATGGGTGGGATAGGAGGTGGAGCTATTGCTACAGTTATGGCTGGCTATGAATTCTGGGGCATTCCAGGATGGCGCTTTGCCTTCGTCATGATGGCAACATTGAGTAGTTTGATTGCATTTCTTGTATTCAAATTAGTTATTGATCCAAGAAGAAGAACCAGCATAGAGCACGATATTGCAAAAAATAGTGACAG GAAGGATTTGATAGAGAAGGGACATACCAATTCAATGTCGATTTGGATGGAGTCTTGGACAGCCATGAAAGCTGTCATTAAAGTGAAAACGTTTCAGTGCATTGTTCTGCAGGGTCTGGTTGGGTCCTTACCTTGGACTGCCATGGTTTTCTTTACATTGTGGTTTGAATTAATTG GTTTTGATCACAACAATGCAGCAGCACTAGTCGGTCTATTTGCTGCTGGATGTGCATTAGGTTCCTTTTCTGGTGGTGTCATTGGAGATAGAATGTCTCGCCTATACCCTAATTCAGGCCGTATCATGTGCGCGCAATTTAGCGCTTTTATGGGCATCCCATTCTCATGGTTCCTTCTTCGTGTTGTCCCCCAGTCCGTGAGCAGCTATTTCACATTTGCTGTGACTCTATTCCTGATGGGGCTAACAATCAGCTGGAATGCTACTGCTACAAATAGTCCGATGTTTGCTGAAGTGGTGCCTTCAAAGCACAGGACCATGATCTATGCATTTGATCGCGCCTTTGAGGTTTCATTTTCTTCGTTTGCAGCTCCAGTTGTAGGAATTCTTGCAGAAAAACTATATGGTTATGATTCCAAGTCTGTTGATCCGCTGTTAGGATCTTCAAAAGAGGCCTTAGCATTGTCAAAAGGCCTATTCTCAATGATGGCAGTGCCTTATGGTTTATGTAGCCTATTTTATACCCCTTTGTATTGGACATACAAGCAGGACCGTGAGAATGCAAGAATTGCAAGTATAAAAGAAACAGAGATGATTTGA